The DNA region GAGCTGGCCAAACTGCTGACAAGCCTCATGCCCGATACCTTCGGCAAAATCCTCTTCACCAACGCCGGCGCGGATGCCAACGAAAACGCCATCAAGATCGCCAAACAGTTTACCGGCCGGTACAAGGTTTTTTCCCGGTACCGCAGTTACCACGGCTCCAGTTTCGGCGCAGGAAACCTCACCGGCGAACCCCGGCGCTACCCCCTGGAACCGGGTATTCCGGGTTTTGTCAAATTTTTCGATCCCTACATTTACCGGGAACCCATCAATTTTGAATCCGAAAAAGCTGCTGCTGATTATTATGTAGCAAAACTGCGGGAACAGGTAATCTACGAAAACCCCACCACCATTGCCGCAATAATCCTGGAAACCGTAACCGGCTCCAACGGGGTCATCATCCCCCCGGACGGCTACCTCCAGGGAGTCCGCAAAATCTGCGACGAATTCGGCATACTCCTGATCGTCGACGAAGTCATGATGGGCTACGGCCGTACCGGAAAGATGTTTGCCTTTGAAAACTGGGGCATCAAACCGGACATCATCACCTTTGCCAAGGGAACTACCTGCGGCTACATCCAACTGGGAGGCGTAGCGGTTACTAAAACTATCGCCGCCTATTTCGATGACAACCTGCTTTCCTGCGGCCTCACCTATTCGGGCCATCCTTTAGCCTGTGCTGCCGGCCTGGCCTGCGTCAACTATTATATAGAAAACAAAATCCTGGACAACGTAAATGCCCGGGGCGTTGAACTCAAGGCAAGCCTCAACTCCTTTAAGGAAAAACACAAAAGTGTTGGGGATGTGCGGGCCATCGGCCTCATGAGCGCCGTGGAACTGGTGAAGGACAAAAAGACCAAAGAAGCCCTGGTCCCCTACGGAAAGGATCCCCAGGGAACCATGAAGAAGGTCAATGGCGAACTGGCAAAGCGGGGCTTCATGACCTATACCCACGAAAACATGATCCTGGTTGCCCCGCCCCTTATCATCACTGCAGATCAGCTCAAGGAAGAGTTGGCCAAGCTTGATGAGGTACTCGGCATTGTGGACGGAATGATCTAAAATAAAACCAGGAGATGTATCATGAACATTAATTTCTTTATGCCCACCAGGATCATCATGGGGGAGGATTGTATTTACAATAACCGGGCGGTCCTTCAAAGTCTGGGAAAGAAAGCCCTGATTATGTGCGGTAAAAACTCCGCCAAGAACAACGGTTCCCTGGCGGACATCGTAAAAGCCCTGGAAGCAAACGGGCAACAGTACTTTTTGCACGATAAGGTAATGAGCAACCCCACCCTGGACTGTGTCTATGAGGCGGCGGAGGCCATCAAGCGGGAAGGCTGCGACTTTGTGGCGGCCTTGGGCGGCGGTTCTCCTATGGACGCCTCCAAGGCTGCCGCCTGTCTTGCCCTGAACTGGGTGGACAAGTCCGCCTTCTTCGGGACCAGCTTTAACACCGCCCTGCCCATAGTGGCGGTTCCCACCACCGCCGGTACGGGCTCGGAAGTAACTCCCTATGCCATCATCACCAACGACCAGGCTCAAACCAAAACCAACATCGGCAGCCCGGCCCTATTTCCCCGCTATGCCTTCCTGGATGCAAAATACATGCTCGGCCTCAGCAGGGAGATCACCATCAATACCGCCGTGGACGCCCTCTCTCATGCGGTGGAGGGAATACTTTCTGTAAAAGCCTCACCCATCACCGACACCCTGGCAAGAGAGAGCATTGCTGTCGTCTCCGGCAGCTTCCCGACCCTATTGGGCAACGGGGAAATCAGCCTGGAGCTGCGACAAAAACTCCTCTACGGCGCCACCCTTGGGGGCATGGTTATCGCCCACACCGGGACCACTGCGGTGCACTCCATAGGCTACTCCCTCACCTATTACAACCACATTGACCATGGCAGGGCCAACGGCCTTGTCTTTGCCGAATTCCTCAGGGTCATTGAAGCAAAGGAGAAAAGTAGCCCCATCCGGCGTATTCCGGGCATCCTCTCCGCCATGGGCTTGAAATCCATCGATGAATTCGATAAAACATTAAGCAGCCTGATAGGTAAAAAGGAAAAGTTTGGGCTCCCTGAATTGGAAAAGTACGCAGAACAAGCAATGCAGGCGAAAAATATCGCTAATTGTATTATCAAGCTTGATAAGGGAGAACTTCTGGAAATATTAAAGAAATCCATCGGGTAAAACTGTTTTTTGCGGGGAATTGTATGCGCTATTACAGCACCAGGAGCCGGTCCGATCCGGTTAACTTTGCTACTGCGGCCTTAACGGGCCTGGCTCCGGATGGGGGGCTCTTCATACCCGAAGAAATCCCCGTGTATTCAGAAAAGGTAAAGCGTTCCCTGGGGACCATGGATTTCCACGACATAGCCTTTGAAACCATCACCCCTTATGTACACCCGGAAATACCCGCCTCGGTGCTGGAAGACCTTGTCCACTCCGCCTACCCCTTTCCTGCCCCCCTGGTTCCTGTAGGTGACCGGCTAGTGCTGGAACTTTTCCACGGCCCCACCGCCGCCTTTAAGGACTTCGGCGCCCGCTTCATGGCCCGCGCTTTTTCCTACCTTCGTCGCGGCGAAGATAAGCCGCTACGGATACTGGTTGCCACCTCCGGCGATACCGGGGGCGCAGTGGCCGACGGCTTCTACGGAGTAGAGGGCATCTCAGTAACCGTGCTCTACCCCAAAGGCCGGGTAACCCCTTTGCAGGAACGGCAGATCGCCGGCCTTGGAGGGAACATCAGCGCCCTGGCAGTGGAAGGCAGCTTCGACGACTGTCAGGGCTTGGTCAAAGCCGCCCTGAGCGACGAAGGCCTGAAAAAACGGCTAACCCTTTCCTCAGCCAACTCAATCAACGTAGCCCGGCTCATACCCCAGGCAGTCTACTACAGCGCCGCCGCCGGAAAAGCCCTGGCCGGTAAAACCGACCCCGATGGTGAAGCCACCCCCCGGCTGCCCGGCAAAAGCGCCTCCCCCGGCGCGGCCCATGGCGTCAAAGCCGGGACGCCCCTCACCATTTGTGTCCCCAGCGGCAACTTCGGGAACCTCACCGCAGGCCTCTACGCCCTGAAAATGGGCGCCCCCATCGCCGGCTTCATTGCCGCCACCAACATCAATAAAGCTGTCCCCGATTACCTTGACACCGGCGAGTACAATGCCCGTCAATCCCAAGCCACCATTTCCAACGCCATGGACGTAGGCGCCCCCAGCAACTTTGAGCGCATGAAAAGCCACTGGCCCCTGGAAGAACTGCGGCGCATGATCCGCGGCGTCCATATAAACGATGAGGACACCCGGAAAACCATAGTTGCCGTCCACGAAGCAAACGGCTACTTTCTCGATCCCCACGGCGCCGTAGGCTGGCGGGCCGCAGATATCCTGGACAAAGGCTCGGAGCCAGTCAAAGGCCCACTAGCGGTACTCGCTACCGCCCACCCGGCGAAATTCGCAGAAACCGTGGAACCCCTGACCGGCCCCGTTCCTGCGCCGGCGTCCATACAGAGCGCCCTGGGTCGCACCGTTTCTGCGCGGGTAATACCGGCAGAGCTTTCGGCGTTTATGGACAGCTTGTAGATTAGTCTATCATTGGATGATAGAGAAGAAGCCATGAAAAAATATGCCCTAATACTATTGTGCCTGTTATGCTCACATTATTATTCATTTTCTGAAAGCATTTACACCTGGGACCTAAAAAAAGACATCATCATCGGAAGTTTTTCCTTAAGCGTATTTCTTCCGCCACTCTTTATAGATGCATCACCGGGTAATACAATACAAAAAGATGATATCAATGCAGTGGATAAAAGCTTAATGTTTAAATATAACAAAAATTTAGATACTATAAGCACATGGGCTGCCTATGGAACACTTGTCATACCCGGATTATCCCTGCTTGGAAATATAAAAGACTATAATGCATGGCTTAGTTATGGCACCATGTATGCAGAAGCATTTTTACTGACCTATGGTACAAAAGACATACTAAAAACCGCAATAGCAAGAAACCGGCCATATACCTATTTTGGGGGAATCCCTAAGGGGGAAGAAGAGGATTATTATAACAGTTTCCCATCAGGCCATACCTCTTTCGCATTTCTTGGGGCAACTTTTCTGAGTACCACATTTTATCATGAATACCCCGACTCAAAATGGAAGGTGCCCGTGATAATAGGGAGCTATGCCGCAGCAACGGGAATTGCAAGCATGCGAATACTATCAGGGAATCATTTTATTACTGATGTAATCGCAGGAGCTGTTATTGGTTCATTATACGGATGGTTAATACCAACCCTCCACTTACGGGCCAGGGAAGGGTTAAATACTAATGTAGAAATTATTCCGATTGGTAACGGAATAATTGCAACGATGTCATTTTAGAAGGAATTTTTGAAGCCTATAATCAATAAAATAGCATTGGTTCTCTTTTTCTCTATCTCAAGCGAGATATTTCCGTTTGAGGCATCCGGTTTAGACGACGCCTGGGTGCGGATCAACGGCGGGACCTTTATGATGGGGAGCCCCTCATCCGATGCGGATAGGGATAGCGATGAGGTGCAGCATCAGGTGACGGTGAGTTCGTTTTATATGGCCCAGTACGAAGTAACCCAACAAGAATATGAGGAAGTGATGGGGACGAACCCCAGCACTTTAAAAGGGCGGAGGCTGCCGGTGGAGAGCGTGAGTTGGTTTGATGCCGTGGAGTACTGCAACAAGCGGAGCCAGCGGGAGGGATTGACTCTGGCTTACACTATAAACGGGAGCGGGGACAGCCGGACGGTAACATGGAACCGGAACGCCAATGGGTATCGCTTGCCGACGGAGGCGGAATGGGAATATGCCTGCCGAGCGGGGACGACGACACCCTATTCCAGCGGAAGTTCTATAGACAATACTGCATGGTATTCCAGCAATAGCGAAAGAAAGCCCCACCCGATAGGGGAGAAGGGGGCGAACCCTTGGGGTCTGTATGACATGCATGGGAACGTATGGGAGTGGTGCTGGGACTGGTACGGAACATACCCCAGCGGGTCCCAGACAGATCCTGCCGGCGCGTCCTCGGGCTCTTACCGCGTTAGGCGCGGCGGGGGCTGGAGCATTGTTGCTCAGTTCGTCCGGTCAGCCTTCCGTCGCAGCAACGTTCCATCGTTCCGGTACCGCACTCTGGGCTTCCGCCTCGTACGTTCCTAATTTACCAAAACTGTGGCCAATTAAAGTAAATACTTAAAATATTTTCATTGAAGTATAATAATGAAAACGTATCAGCTTAATAATTTGCCTATAGACAGAGAAAATATTTCTTATTAATATGTCCCAATAAGGATGACACCCAATGAAAAATTTATTTGATAAAACCCAATTAGGCAAAATGACCCTGGAAAACAGGTTCATCCGAGCAGCAATTGGTGAAAAACCGACTCTGGGCCAAGTAAACGAATCTATATTGGATTTGTACCAGGGACTTGCAAAAGGCGGCGTTGGAACCATGATTACCGGCTTTACCTTAGTTGATGAAAATGAGAAGAATTTCCCTATGATGGCATTTTATAATGATACATTTTCTGAAGGCCATAAAATATTGACCGGCCTGGTACATTCATATAACAGAAATATTATTTTGCAATTGGTGTATATTGGCTCATATATTATGGGAGAT from Treponema primitia ZAS-2 includes:
- a CDS encoding aminotransferase class III-fold pyridoxal phosphate-dependent enzyme translates to MSEQSVKANHRDYNLQSWSKQKGLDPIVMDKAEGIYIWDPSGKRYSDMSSQLVNMNLGHGNRAIIDAIKAQAEKYCYIGPSYGSEPRGELAKLLTSLMPDTFGKILFTNAGADANENAIKIAKQFTGRYKVFSRYRSYHGSSFGAGNLTGEPRRYPLEPGIPGFVKFFDPYIYREPINFESEKAAADYYVAKLREQVIYENPTTIAAIILETVTGSNGVIIPPDGYLQGVRKICDEFGILLIVDEVMMGYGRTGKMFAFENWGIKPDIITFAKGTTCGYIQLGGVAVTKTIAAYFDDNLLSCGLTYSGHPLACAAGLACVNYYIENKILDNVNARGVELKASLNSFKEKHKSVGDVRAIGLMSAVELVKDKKTKEALVPYGKDPQGTMKKVNGELAKRGFMTYTHENMILVAPPLIITADQLKEELAKLDEVLGIVDGMI
- a CDS encoding iron-containing alcohol dehydrogenase family protein, producing MNINFFMPTRIIMGEDCIYNNRAVLQSLGKKALIMCGKNSAKNNGSLADIVKALEANGQQYFLHDKVMSNPTLDCVYEAAEAIKREGCDFVAALGGGSPMDASKAAACLALNWVDKSAFFGTSFNTALPIVAVPTTAGTGSEVTPYAIITNDQAQTKTNIGSPALFPRYAFLDAKYMLGLSREITINTAVDALSHAVEGILSVKASPITDTLARESIAVVSGSFPTLLGNGEISLELRQKLLYGATLGGMVIAHTGTTAVHSIGYSLTYYNHIDHGRANGLVFAEFLRVIEAKEKSSPIRRIPGILSAMGLKSIDEFDKTLSSLIGKKEKFGLPELEKYAEQAMQAKNIANCIIKLDKGELLEILKKSIG
- a CDS encoding pyridoxal-phosphate dependent enzyme — its product is MRYYSTRSRSDPVNFATAALTGLAPDGGLFIPEEIPVYSEKVKRSLGTMDFHDIAFETITPYVHPEIPASVLEDLVHSAYPFPAPLVPVGDRLVLELFHGPTAAFKDFGARFMARAFSYLRRGEDKPLRILVATSGDTGGAVADGFYGVEGISVTVLYPKGRVTPLQERQIAGLGGNISALAVEGSFDDCQGLVKAALSDEGLKKRLTLSSANSINVARLIPQAVYYSAAAGKALAGKTDPDGEATPRLPGKSASPGAAHGVKAGTPLTICVPSGNFGNLTAGLYALKMGAPIAGFIAATNINKAVPDYLDTGEYNARQSQATISNAMDVGAPSNFERMKSHWPLEELRRMIRGVHINDEDTRKTIVAVHEANGYFLDPHGAVGWRAADILDKGSEPVKGPLAVLATAHPAKFAETVEPLTGPVPAPASIQSALGRTVSARVIPAELSAFMDSL
- a CDS encoding phosphatase PAP2 family protein; amino-acid sequence: MKKYALILLCLLCSHYYSFSESIYTWDLKKDIIIGSFSLSVFLPPLFIDASPGNTIQKDDINAVDKSLMFKYNKNLDTISTWAAYGTLVIPGLSLLGNIKDYNAWLSYGTMYAEAFLLTYGTKDILKTAIARNRPYTYFGGIPKGEEEDYYNSFPSGHTSFAFLGATFLSTTFYHEYPDSKWKVPVIIGSYAAATGIASMRILSGNHFITDVIAGAVIGSLYGWLIPTLHLRAREGLNTNVEIIPIGNGIIATMSF
- a CDS encoding formylglycine-generating enzyme family protein, which encodes MKPIINKIALVLFFSISSEIFPFEASGLDDAWVRINGGTFMMGSPSSDADRDSDEVQHQVTVSSFYMAQYEVTQQEYEEVMGTNPSTLKGRRLPVESVSWFDAVEYCNKRSQREGLTLAYTINGSGDSRTVTWNRNANGYRLPTEAEWEYACRAGTTTPYSSGSSIDNTAWYSSNSERKPHPIGEKGANPWGLYDMHGNVWEWCWDWYGTYPSGSQTDPAGASSGSYRVRRGGGWSIVAQFVRSAFRRSNVPSFRYRTLGFRLVRS